Below is a window of Caldalkalibacillus thermarum DNA.
GAACAGCTCTCTCATTGGCTAGAAGAAGACAAGCGTTTAGAAGGACTATACCAAGCATTACAAGCATTTAGACGAGTGTATGAATCTCCGAATCGAGAAGTAGCTAAACGGAATTTCAACCTATGGATTGAGCATTATTATTATCATGGTCCCAGTGTACTGAAAAGAATCTCTAAGACGTTCCTGCAATGGAAAACAGAGATCCTTAACTACTTCACATTTCGATTGACAAATGCCCCTATAGAAGGAACGAACAACTTAATTAAGACGATTAAAAGACGTGCATTCGGAATGAGAAACCTTAAACGATTTGCCATCCGGATTCGAAGAGAGTGCAAACATCCCTAACGGATGAAAAACTACGAATAAGGGAGATTCAAGCACGATTTATGGTGAAGAACCCTAATGTTGATAATTAAAATCGTTAGGCGAAAAGGAGAAGAAGATGAGTAAAAAAGGATTGTTATTCAATTGTGGTAAGTCGAAAGTGATGCATTTTGGCGAAGATGAAAATACTTTAGTAATGAGCTTTTTAGATAGTGTTTCTTCATATACTTATAATAAACATGAAAGAATAGTAGGAACAGGTGTTGTACGATGTGATATATCTTCGTTTATATTTGAGAAGTTGGAAGAGAAGGGGATAAAAACTCATTTCATTAAGAACTTGAATAATGGAAAGATGTTGGTTAAAAAAATTGATATGTTTAAATTAGAAGTCATACCAAGAAACTATGCTGCCGGTTCTATGGTTCGTAATTATCCAGTAATTCATGGAACGCGATTTGATCCACCAATTC
It encodes the following:
- the purC gene encoding phosphoribosylaminoimidazolesuccinocarboxamide synthase; the protein is MSKKGLLFNCGKSKVMHFGEDENTLVMSFLDSVSSYTYNKHERIVGTGVVRCDISSFIFEKLEEKGIKTHFIKNLNNGKMLVKKIDMFKLEVIPRNYAAGSMVRNYPVIHGTRFDPPILKIDMKYSNDPMLNDDYIVALGIATKKELERIKELAHEVNNFLSSFFLEKELLLVDFKFEVGRNEKGEIIVGDEISPDGMRVWDRNTYVSMDKDVFRFGKGDLVEAYKELQKRLMV